Proteins encoded together in one Musa acuminata AAA Group cultivar baxijiao chromosome BXJ3-6, Cavendish_Baxijiao_AAA, whole genome shotgun sequence window:
- the LOC103988684 gene encoding uncharacterized protein LOC103988684, translated as MAGETNGGWGGGAESVLNLVPGSSISIRYHSLFGAHDDFLLLEADEALLPDILHNRVTIRGQTDEEAVLCTPLATYAMKFVGTSNSVFLIPPGEPIPPCMEDTCNDSKSNTSAAHEVVPSVIKVASSNMELVLVAPHLDKLKSLLNERPYKLDEDVETDFQHNRGLYRWQDLLEQIQASEQELRDGLKALSAAEIDGFWRIIDEKTMDEILNMVLNNSILHGWPLNALEEDEVVSILEADGYPRNITLHCLETFGNMVESSGCSFWSLDEKKVCLRFALQALGGGKMKLEIFLQKWRHCVPSGMHADLKMLEGEVLYEKLGFETWIRAFRVSGLPSTPAERFAALFIERPRWNWKDLEPYIRDLHVPGLSLEGLLIKYTRRSQPSADVEPIFSAR; from the exons ATGGCAGGAGAGACCAACGGTGGGTGGGGCGGGGGAGCCGAATCCGTGCTCAATCTCGTCCCAGGTTCCTCCATCTCCATTCGTTACCACTCTCTCTTCGGAGCTCACGACGATTTCCTCCTCCTCGAGGCCGACGAGGCGCTCCTCCCTGATATCCTCCACAACAG AGTTACAATACGAGGGCAGACAGATGAGGAAGCTGTTCTTTGCACTCCTTTGGCAACTTATGCCATGAAGTTTGTCGGCACATCCAACTCGGTATTTCTGATTCCCCCAGGGGAGCCAATTCCTCCCTGCATGGAAGATACATGCAATGACAGCAAATCAAACACTTCAGCAGCCCATGAAGTGGTTCCATCGGTGATCAAAGTGGCATCAAGCAATATGGAATTAGTTCTAGTTGCCCCACACCTTGATAAATTGAAGTCCCTTCTTAATGAGAGGCCTTACAAACTCGATGAGGATGTGGAAACTGATTTTCAGCACAACAGAGGCCTATATAGATGGCAAGATCTGCTTGAGCAGATTCAAGCTAGTGAACAAGAATTGAGGGATGGATTGAAGGCCCTCTCAGCCGCAGAGATTGATGGGTTCTGGAGGATCATTGATGAGAAGACCATGGATGAAATCCTAAATATGGTCTTGAACAATTCTATCTTGCACGGGTGGCCTTTAAATGCACTCGAGGAAGATGAGGTCGTATCAATCTTGGAAGCTGATGGGTATCCTCGTAACATTACTCTTCACTGCCTTGAAACATTTGGAAATATGGTGGAGAGTTCAGGATGCAGTTTCTGGAGCTTAGATGAGAAAAAAGTCTGCCTGCGCTTTGCTTTGCAAGCTTTAGGTGGAGGAAAGATGAAGTTGGAGATTTTCTTGCAGAAATGGAGACACTGTGTTCCTTCTGGGATGCATGCAGATTTGAAAATGCTTGAGGGTGAAGTGTTGTACGAAAAGCTTGGCTTTGAAACTTGGATCCGTGCTTTCAGAGTCTCAGGTCTTCCATCAACGCCAGCCGAGCGGTTTGCAGCTCTCTTCATAGAGCGTCCAAGATGGAATTGGAAAGACTTAGAGCCCTACATCAG GGACTTGCATGTACCAGGGCTCTCTTTAGAAGGTTTGCTTATCAAGTATACTCGAAGATCGCAACCAAGTGCAGATGTTGAGCCTATTTTTAGTGCAAGGTAA